The Procambarus clarkii isolate CNS0578487 chromosome 39, FALCON_Pclarkii_2.0, whole genome shotgun sequence genome window below encodes:
- the LOC138372527 gene encoding keratin-associated protein 10-4-like → MCPQYLLHVSPAPATCVPSTCYMCPQYLLPVSPAPATCVPSTCYMCPQYLLHVSPVPATCVPSTCYMCPQYLLHVSPVPATCVPNTCYMCPQYLLHVSPAPATCVSSTCYMCPQHLLHVSPAPATCVSSTCYMCPQYLLHVSPAPATCVPSTCYMCLQHLLHVSPAPATCVPSTCYMCLQHLLHVSPAPATCVPSTCYMCAQHLLPVSPAPATCVPSTCYMCPQYLLHVSPAPATCVPSTCYMCPQYLLPVSPAPATCVPSTCYMCPQYLLHVSPVPATCVPAPATCVPSTCYMCPQHLLHVSPAPATCVPSTCYMCPQHLLHVSPVPATCVPSTCYMCPQHLLHVSPAPATCVSSTCYMCPQYLLHVSPAPATCVPSTCYMCLQHLLHVSPAPATCVPSTCYMCLQHLLHVSPAPATCVPSTCYMCPQHLLPVSPAPDTCVPSTCYMCPQHVLHVSTENRGGVVCV, encoded by the coding sequence ATGTGTCCCCAGTACCTGCTACATGTGTCCCCAGCACCTGCTACATGTGTCCCCAGCACCTGCTACATGTGTCCCCAGTACCTGCTACCTGTGTCCCCAGCACCTGCTACATGTGTCCCCAGCACCTGCTACATGTGTCCCCAGTACCTGCTACATGTGTCCCCAGTACCTGCTACATGTGTCCCCAGCACCTGCTACATGTGTCCCCAGTACCTGCTACATGTGTCCCCAGTACCCGCTACATGTGTCCCCAACACCTGCTACATGTGTCCCCAGTACCTGCTACATGTGTCCCCAGCACCTGCTACATGTGTCTCCAGTACCTGCTACATGTGTCCCCAGCACCTGCTACATGTGTCCCCAGCACCTGCTACATGTGTCTCCAGCACCTGCTACATGTGTCCCCAGTACCTGCTACATGTGTCCCCAGCACCTGCTACATGTGTCCCCAGCACCTGCTACATGTGTCTCCAGCACCTGCTACATGTGTCCCCAGCACCTGCTACATGTGTCCCCAGCACCTGCTACATGTGTCTCCAGCACCTGCTACATGTGTCCCCAGCACCTGCTACCTGTGTCCCCAGCACCTGCTACATGTGTGCCCAGCACCTGCTACCTGTGTCCCCAGCACCTGCTACATGTGTCCCCAGTACCTGCTACATGTGTCCCCAGTACCTGCTACATGTGTCCCCAGCACCTGCTACATGTGTCCCCAGTACCTGCTACATGTGTCCCCAGTACCTGCTACCTGTGTCCCCAGCACCTGCTACATGTGTCCCCAGCACCTGCTACATGTGTCCCCAGTACCTGCTACATGTGTCCCCAGTACCTGCTACATGTGTCCCAGCACCTGCTACATGTGTCCCCAGTACCTGCTACATGTGTCCCCAGCACCTGCTACATGTGTCCCCAGCACCTGCTACATGTGTCCCCAGCACCTGCTACATGTGTCCCCAGCACCTGCTACATGTGTCCCCAGTACCTGCTACATGTGTCCCCAGCACCTGCTACATGTGTCCCCAGCACCTGCTACATGTGTCCCCAGCACCTGCTACATGTGTCTCCAGCACCTGCTACATGTGTCCCCAGTACCTGCTACATGTGTCCCCAGCACCTGCTACATGTGTCCCCAGCACCTGCTACATGTGTCTCCAGCACCTGCTACATGTGTCCCCAGCACCTGCTACATGTGTCCCCAGCACCTGCTACATGTGTCTCCAGCACCTGCTACATGTGTCCCCAGCACCTGCTACCTGTGTCCCCAGCACCTGCTACATGTGTCCCCAGCACCTGCTACCTGTGTCTCCAGCACCTGATACATGTGTCCCCAGCACCTGCTACATGTGTCCCCAGCACGTGCTACATGTGTCAACAGAGAATcgagggggtgttgtgtgtgtatga
- the LOC138372526 gene encoding mucin-22-like translates to MARRFPLIVPFLFNNLDGLVGKATRSRFWSGRRSMPDSTNRGDSLTASVNRSDHVTASVNRSDHVTASVNRSDHVTASVNRSDHVTASVNRSDHVTASVNRGDHVTASVNRSDHVTASVNRSDHVTASVNRSDHVTASVNRSDHVTASVNRTNHVTASVNRTNHVTAGVNRTNHVTTSVNRTNHVTASVNRTNHVTASVNRTNHVTAGVNRTNHVTAGVNRTNHVTASVNRTNHVTASVNRTNHVTAGVNRTNHVTTGVNRTNHVTASVNRTNHVTASVNRGDKKERIYLLFLSKCENGLREDVIKEIEKLKPNRSPEPDQVFARMLTEYKDELCKPLRSMYNTSLESGRVPESWRED, encoded by the exons ATGGctcggcgctttcccctgatagttcccttcctcttCAACAACCTGGATGGACTGGTCGGTAAAGCGACGCGGTCTCGCTTCTGGTCGGGTCGACGTTCGATGCCAGATAGTACGA ACCGCGGCGACTCTCTGACCGCCAGCGTCAACCGCAGCGACCATGTGACCGCCAGCGTCAACCGCAGCGACCATGTGACCGCCAGCGTCAACCGCAGCGACCATGTGACCGCCAGCGTCAACCGCAGCGACCATGTGACCGCCAGCGTCAACCGCAGCGACCATGTGACCGCCAGCGTCAACCGCGGCGACCATGTGACCGCCAGCGTCAACCGCAGCGACCATGTGACCGCCAGCGTCAACCGCAGCGACCATGTGACCGCCAGCGTCAACCGCAGCGACCATGTGACCGCCAGCGTCAACCGCAGCGACCATGTGACCGCCAGCGTCAACCGCACCAACCATGTGACCGCCAGCGTCAACCGCACCAACCATGTGACCGCCGGCGTCAACCGCACCAACCATGTGACCACCAGCGTCAACCGCACCAACCATGTGACCGCCAGCGTCAACCGCACCAACCATGTGACCGCCAGCGTCAACCGCACCAACCATGTGACCGCCGGCGTCAACCGCACCAACCATGTGACCGCCGGCGTCAACCGCACCAACCATGTGACCGCCAGCGTCAACCGCACCAACCATGTGACCGCCAGCGTCAACCGCACCAACCATGTGACCGCCGGCGTCAACCGCACCAACCATGTGACCACCGGCGTCAACCGCACCAACCATGTGACCGCCAGCGTCAACCGCACCAACCATGTGACCGCCAGCGTCAACCGCGGCGACAAAAAAGAAAGAATTTACCTTTTATTCT taagcaagtgcgagaacgggttgcgggaggatgttattaaagaaATAGAAAAACTCAAGCCAAACAGATCTCCAGAGCCTGACCAAGTGTTTGCCAGGATGCTTACAGAATACAAAGACGAACTTTGTAAGCCATTGAGAAGCATGTATAAtacatcattagagtcaggcagagtgccggagtCGTGGAGGGAGGACTAA